TCTGCTTCGAGGCGGACAATTGGTTTACGCCAATAGTAATTATTTTCCGGATCGATTGATTCCTTACTCGGATCAGGGGCGCCTGCCTGTCGATAGGCAGTCGATAACATGATTGTACGATGCAGTTTTTTCAGGTCCCAGCCCTGCTGCATGAATTCAGTAGCCAGCCAGTCGAGTAACTCCGGATGCGTGGGAGTCGAACCCAACTTGCCGAATTCGCCTGGCGTGCTGACAATCGCCCGTCCGAAGTGATGTAACCAGATTCGATTTACTAACACGCGAGCGACCAGCGGATGTTCTCCATTGGTCAACCAGCGGGCGAATGCCAGCCGACGCCCGGTCGTCGGCAGGGTAGTATCATTAACCGGGAATTTCCTGCGTTCCCCTTCCGGTGCTACCACTGTCAATCCTGCAGGCTCTATCACCTGCATGGGCTGTCGATAATCGCCGCGGTGAAACAGTTTTGTCACGGGCAGATGATTGGCAGGTTCAACGGCCACTCGCAAAAACTCTTCCACCGGCTTTTTACTTCTGATCTCAGCGATCTGTTTATCAAATTCCTTCAACTCTTCTGCGGCTTTGGGAAGATACTGATACAACACGCCCGGTGAAATATTAACACTGGGGTTTTTCTTGAGCAGTTCTTTCTGCTCAGGAGTTCTTTTATCTGCGGCAGTCTGGTAGGCGGTTTTTAACTGGTCCCGCAAAGGCTGCTCATATTTCTTCAGCTCCGTTTCCAGAGCTTCCGCCATATAGGCGGCCTGCTTTTCAATTTTGGTGGCGACGACTTTTTTGACTTCGGCTTCTATTTCTGCTGCTTTCACCCGATCAGCGGCTGTATACAGCGAGACTTTCCTTTGGGGTGGTGTCTGCCAGTGCTGCCAGTCAAACGCCGGCTCAAAAACAGCCCGCATTGCAAAGTAATCCGACTGTGGAATCGGGTCATAACGATGGTCATGACATTGTGCACAGGCAACACTGACCCCCATCAGCGAACTGCTGACAATCTTCATTGTATCCGCAATGACCTGATTGCGCGCTTCAGGAGTATTACTGCCGCTGCCAGTTCCGTCAGCTGCCATTCGCAAAAATCCTGTAGCCGTCAACAGTTCAATCTGTTTTTCTGTCAGATCGCCTTCACGCTTTCCGGCCAACTCATCCCCGGCCAGTTGCTCCACGATGAATTCATTGAATGGTTTGTTCGCATTCAACGATCGAATCACATAGTCACGGTATTTCCACGCCCAGGGGCGCACGACATCATTCACCGTATAACCTTCGGAATCAGCATACCCGGCGATATCCAGCCAGTGACGTGCCCAGCGTTCTCCGTAGTGAGGCGACTGTAACAGTTCATCCAGATAGACTTCGTACCAGCCAGCAGACTGATCTGCCATCACCCGGCGAATCTGTTCCGGACTGGGAGGCAGACCCAGCAGGTCGAAACTGGCGCGCTTGGTCAGCGTTAGTTTCTCGGCATCGGGAGAAAATGCCAGACCTTCCGGCATGGCTTTTAGCAGCAACGCATCGATGGGCGAACGTACCCCCGGTCTGCTTTTGAGTTCTTCAGAAACCTCTGGTCTGTGCACAGGCTGGAACGCCCAGTAAGCCCGTTCTTCGGGTGTAATTCCCAACCCCGGTTCAATCGTCTCTGGCTCGGGACGAGCCGTTTTCGCTCCTGCGGCGATCCAGCGTTTCAGAGTCTCGATCTGATCCTGGGGAACCCGCGCTTCGCCGGGTGGCATATCGCCACTCTCAATGCGTTCGATCAGATAACTCTTGTCCGGTTTCCCTGGAATGATGGCTTCGCCCGATTCCCCCCCCCTGGTCATGAAACGGACCAGGCGCAAATCGAGGCCCCCCTTCATTTCTTCAACGGCGCCGTGGCAGTCAAAACAATGGGCACGGAAGATCGGTCGAATATGTTCTTCGTAGGTTAATTTCTCCGGTTTTACTTCTTCAGCAGACACACCTGCGCAAAGTACACAGCAACTTACCAGTAACATCAAACAGAAGCGTTTGAACAGGATCGTCATACAGGACTCCATTAGAGGTAATTTACACGAATCTTAGTACCGGTATCGTAAATCACTCCCGAATAACATTCAAGGATTTAGATATTTTGATATATGCTTACCGTTCACTTCTATTTTCGCACGAATATTCCGTTTGACAAACCTCCAAATCCAGTTTTCCCAACGATTTGTAAAAATTCTGAGCCAGTCACCGGTTCGGATTGGCTAT
The sequence above is a segment of the Gimesia algae genome. Coding sequences within it:
- a CDS encoding PSD1 and planctomycete cytochrome C domain-containing protein translates to MTILFKRFCLMLLVSCCVLCAGVSAEEVKPEKLTYEEHIRPIFRAHCFDCHGAVEEMKGGLDLRLVRFMTRGGESGEAIIPGKPDKSYLIERIESGDMPPGEARVPQDQIETLKRWIAAGAKTARPEPETIEPGLGITPEERAYWAFQPVHRPEVSEELKSRPGVRSPIDALLLKAMPEGLAFSPDAEKLTLTKRASFDLLGLPPSPEQIRRVMADQSAGWYEVYLDELLQSPHYGERWARHWLDIAGYADSEGYTVNDVVRPWAWKYRDYVIRSLNANKPFNEFIVEQLAGDELAGKREGDLTEKQIELLTATGFLRMAADGTGSGSNTPEARNQVIADTMKIVSSSLMGVSVACAQCHDHRYDPIPQSDYFAMRAVFEPAFDWQHWQTPPQRKVSLYTAADRVKAAEIEAEVKKVVATKIEKQAAYMAEALETELKKYEQPLRDQLKTAYQTAADKRTPEQKELLKKNPSVNISPGVLYQYLPKAAEELKEFDKQIAEIRSKKPVEEFLRVAVEPANHLPVTKLFHRGDYRQPMQVIEPAGLTVVAPEGERRKFPVNDTTLPTTGRRLAFARWLTNGEHPLVARVLVNRIWLHHFGRAIVSTPGEFGKLGSTPTHPELLDWLATEFMQQGWDLKKLHRTIMLSTAYRQAGAPDPSKESIDPENNYYWRKPIVRLEAETLRDRMLAVSGVLDPQLYGAPVAIKEDDFGQVVVSGDQLRRSLYIQARRSQPVGMLQTFDAPVMEINCERRSSSTVATQSLMLMNGSFILSQSGKLAERLARDAPELKPDVLASLPELPPTVRPVWSYGYGKLDETDSLKSTFTALPHWSGSSWQGGPKLPDPALGWVTLNAGGGHPGSQYVAIRRWTAPASGTLSVTGKLQHGSEHGNGVRALVLSSRSGLAGQWDIKNQSVDTGVGSLMVQPGDTIDFITDCKQKDVGFDSFSWGFQLSLKNEQGGVHKWDSAAEFRGPEPEQKSLPAQAAYAFELALCRQPTPDELLLVIRFINNQMVYLQQHPEQLPKGVTPGQQVITNLCQALMSSNEFLYVD